The segment AGCCCTCATTCGCATCCTGATCCTTTAATTCTCCACACAAGTCAAGAATTACGCCATGCATTTGACTCAGGGGGGCCTACAGTTTAAGCATTGTAACTCCACTTGCCGAAATCGCAAGTCTAAGTTCCTCTCTGATACTCCTCCTTGCAGTCTTGCGCAGTGTGGTGCTCACACATGGGTGGTTTTTGCAGGTGGATGTCTTTGTGCTGCAAGGCCGAATGGATGAAGCACGGCACCTGCTCTCCAAGGAAGTCAGTGCCAATCCCACGTCCATGAACATGTACAAAATCTTGGATGACCTGATGAAGAAGATGCCTGTGCCCAGCGTATGTACAAAGTGGATTTCTTTCTTGCAGTTCCACTGGGAAAAGAGAACTGTCTCTGATGTGGTTCCTGCAACATCATAATTTGTTCACAATCAAAACATCTCAGTCTTAACACTTTGCAGTAATAATATTTGTGTTCGTGAATTGCCCAAAAGTCCCAACCATTTGCAGCAGGATACGTTATCTGGTTGTCTGAAACAGACACTGCTGAGAACTATTCTCTTACACAGAAAATTTTCTGAAGACTTCACCAGCAAAGTTTTCCCCTGTTTTAGTGATCTCCTCGTGGAGGAAAAATTGTGGCTGCATCACGGTAATCTCCCATAGGCTCTTCTTTGCTTTATTTAGGTGGGTAAAATAAGACACTGTAGGACAAGGAAAAACTTGATGGCAACCCTGTGTTTGGCTTTTTAGCATGAATGACTGGGAGTCCAGCCCAAATGCTCATTGTGATTTGACTTggtgtttcctttattttatgtGTCATCGTCTTCTCCGTTCAGCTCAGCAACACTCAGACACTGACTGAGATGGAGCTGAAGTGGCAGCACTGGCATGAAGAATGTCAGCGGTACCTACAGGATGGAACTTTTGCTTCCAATTCCCACATGGAATCCATCTGCAAGGTGTGTTTTTGCTGGGAAGGAAAGAATCTGTGGACAAGTATTGGATCCATCCTTGTGTATTTCAGAAGCCCTGTGTGGCCATAAGTAATACTCTTGCTGATCTGTTCTTTAAATCAGGAGATTTCAGCCAGTCTTCTGTACCGCGTTCCTTGTTTTGCAACAGTCTCCACAATTCTGGGCAGATTGTTTTCATGGCCAAGGCCATAAGGCTGGTTAGGAAACTGGGCTTTAGGAAGGAtctttgttatttcatttttattaagttCTCAACTTTGCAAAATGGGAGTAAAGCCCATGAGGAGTTGATGATGCAGCAGTGTACATTGCTGAATTTGCAGAATTACTCCtatgtttttctcctgttaGATCCTGCTGGGAGATGAGGATGCCATACTGGAGAAGAAGGAACTCTTGACTACTTGGTACCACTTTCTGGTTACTCGACTCCTGTATTCCCATCCAACCGTGAAGCCAATGGAACTGCGGTTTTATGCACAGGCATGCAATGGAATTAGTTTTATATTTTCCACTGTTTCATGCAAACAAGGGTTACCCTACCTAAAGAAAACTTTGTGAGGGTTGATATCTTACAGTAACTACGTAAGATGCTTCCTAGAATTCATATGTGGACTGGGAGACTGATATAGTGGACAAATAATCATCAAACACCAACTCTCTTCAGTGTCTAATGTTACCAGTCTTGCTCCTGCAAATTGTTTTCCCAGATTCCTTATgctaaaataaggaaaaattctTTTTTGTTGATGTGTCCAGTTTCTGTGACACATTATTTCCCATAAAATAACCTAGACGATGCTGCTAAATCTAATGTCTTCCTTTTACCATCTCACAACTGCTTTTATCATGTCTTATAATCTTATTCCACAGTCTAGTATGGACCTGTTCCTGGGAGGAGAAAGCAGCCCTGAGCCTCTAGACACAATTTTAATGGCAGCCTTTGAATTTGAGATGCATCAAGTGATCAAGGAATGCAGGTTGAGTTTTAAGGTTTTTACTTCTGTGTGCACTCACTGCAATAGTATTTGGGGTAGAGGATATGGGTACAGGCCACTCCATCACCCTTCCAAAGGATTCAGCAAGAACACGTGAAGCAGGCAGCAATTAAAAGTGTTCCATTAGGTCCGGGGCATTGCAAACAGATGTTTTACTGTAATAGAGCTTCTGTATGGATAAGAAACGCCTGTGGAAAACCTGACACATTCTTTGGCAGCAGTAGgcttagatttttctttcttttgcttgctTCAAATACAGCATCGCCCTGAGCAACTGGTGGTTTGTGGCTCATCTGACTGACCTCTTGGATCACTGTAAACTCCTGCAGTCTCACAATCTCTAGTGAGTATTTGCGCTGTTTATTCAAGGATGACGGAAACAGCATGTggattttggttggaaaggagCATTTTGGGCATATACAGAGGGGAAATAAAGTTGCTGCATGTGCTTCTGAAGTTACGGGCAGCCCAGATGCTCTAACAAGCAGCAGCGGTTGCTCATCTCATGCCCTTGACGTGCTATTCAGCTGTGCCTCAGTACACTgttagcattttttaaaaatacaattttatctGAAATATAATCAAGGGCCAAAATGTTTGTGATGATTGGAAATGGTGAGACACATCTAAAAAGAGTTTCCATACTTACGCATTGAATAAATTTAAGTTTGAGCAATTGATTTTTGCTATCTGAATTTCCTTCAAGTTTTAGTTTCTTAAAGCACTTCCTCTAAGTTATATTTGCTAAGTGCTGTAAATATTTGGCAGGTCTCCCCAAGGAGAAAGCTGACCTGCATGCTTAGGCCTGAGGTACAAGGCTTATTACGACAGCCCATGAGAAAACACGCTGCATAAATTAAAAGTACTTGTGAAATAAAGTCAGCAATGTTTTTCCAGTGAGGTACAACTAATAACGCctggttcttttttctttccccctcagTTTTGGTTCAAACATGCGTGAATTCCTCCTGCTGGAATATGCCTCAGGACTCTTCTCCCATCACAGGTAACAACTTTTTTTAACTCAGAGGACAGACTAACGTCAAGGCAGCCCAAGCAAATTCACGTTAATGaagtaaaaaggcaaaacttaCAGAAGCCACCGTTAGGATTTCAGCATCCCTGAGGGATCGTACAACCCTGGCCTGTTTCCTTTCCTGCATTACAGGCACAAGCTGGCTGTTAGAACCCAGCAAGCGTGTTGGCCAGAGCAGCATCGCTCCTGCCactggggctttttttggtACAGAGCAACTTGTGAGGTGCAGGTATTCCCAGGTTGTATAATAGGCCACTTGTGAGGTGCAGGTATTCCCAGGCTGTATAACAGGCAGCTGTTATTTGGTAGAAAGTAAAAGCCTTTTTAGGTCTGAATACCAAGTTAATCAGAGCTGTTATTAATGCAGACTCAGATTCTCTTTGTGGCTTTACTGTTGTGCCTATTTAAGATTTATTTCATTGGAATGCCTGTTGATTTTTTGCCTCTCTCAGCCTGTGGCAGCTGGGGGTAGATTACTTTGACCACTGTCCGGAATACGGCAGGGTGTATTTGGAGCTTCACATTGAGCGGATCCCCCTCAACACCGAACAGAAGGCCCTCAAAGTGCTGAGGATCTGTGAGCAGAGACAGATGCACGAACAAGGTGATCGATTCTTAAATCTCACTGTTTCGTAGCGATACAAGTGGAACTGCTGAAActaattctgtgttttctcctaAGTTCGTAGCATCTGTAAAATCATGGCCATGAAAGCTCTGCGGAATAACCGCTTGGGCTCTGCCCTGTCGTGGAGCATCAGAGCTAAAGATGCGGCTTTTGCTACACTGATATCTGACCGGTGAGTGGCTGAAGCTCTGGGGTGGCGGCTGCTGCGTGGGGTGGAAGGGATgggggaggcagcagctctgccgtgGCCCAGAGAACGAGGATTATCTTTCCCTCAGACCAAGTACCTGCTTCTGGACTAGAAAACGGCATCCATGGGTACTCTCATCTGCAATACCCTGTTTCTTTTCTACACTGTTTCACTTAATGAAATCTAGAAATGAAACAGATTGGCCTTATTTCACAGTCCAATCCTTTTAGACCTTGCTTTGATACACCTTTATTTTGGCAATATCTCTGGCAACATCACTGCCCTTTCGCTTGCTCCAGTGTGGCTGTCTGATGGAACCAGGAAACTGGTTTGGGTGGAGGATAATCCCCTTCTGTGCTtcattcagattatttttaaccAATCTGGTTCACCATACAGTCTCCAAACAAGTCAGTGGGAGCCACTTAAGCCACCATTTCTGCAAAAGAACCTCAAACCACAATTATACATAAAAAAGAGTAAAGTTTTATCGTGTCCCTGGTTTCGCATAAACTTGTCACAACATCTGACCTTGCAGGGGTGGAAAGGTTGTGACAAATTTGAAGATGCTAATGCTTAGCTTAGGCCTAGACAAAAGCTATGGCAACCGTCTTTATGCTTTTCAATCTCTAGCAACCCAGGtcatgtatttttctgctaaTTGGAAATACGCAGCTACGAATTGCTTTGCATAGAGTATAATTTTGAAATGACACTCTGGGTAGGTGGCCAGGCAATTCTCTGTCCTCAGCAGTGAAAAAAGGGAGTAGGAAGacactgctgctggtttgtggTGCTTGGGGGTTTATTTGTTCTTTGGGGGAGTGGGAATCATATTTCCTTCAGCAGAATGGGATAGAAAACCATCACAGGAAGCGGCTCTGGAAAAAGCCGCATAGTGAAGGCTGTGACAAAAGAGATGAAAAGCTTTTAGAATAGTTTTTGTTCCTGCTGCTTATCAACCTTTttacacagcagaaaaatagaaCGTTTGCGATGATCTATGAGTGTTATTTATGCATCCACGAGCCTCACCTTCCTGTGCGCCTTCCTTCGCTTACTCCTTTTAAAGAATAGATCTCAACTACCACAAAACCTAGAAGAATGAAACACACGTTACAGCAGTTCATTGGCCACTCCCAGGAAATGTCTTCTGAAACCCTTACGCCAGGTTGATTAAGATGGAACTCTGTTGTATAGTAAAGTTTTCTGGGAAGGGATCAGGAGATACAAAATAATGTGAACAGTGTTCTCCCCTCTAAGCTGtcactgtgttttattttcccctagATTCCTGAAGGACTATTGTGAAAGGGGATCCTTCTCTGACTTGGACCTCATTGATAATTTGGGACCATCCATGCTGCTCAGTGACCGGCTGACATTTCTTGGTAAGAAGCGTCTCCAGTTTTCATTCTGCTCTGTTATTTAGAACGCAGTTAACTCCATGGAATTGTCTGGATTTGTCTCTTCCTCTGTCTGGCTGCGTCCTGTTTTAGTGATGAGGGGAAGGCAAATGACAGGAGGTGATTTGGGATGCAGCCTGCTTGCATTTCCACCTGCACTCACAGTAGGGATctgttctgtgctgctttgagcaggatGGCCTCGAATTCTGGCACTCACAGGCTTCCCCTTGCTTAGTCTCTTTCCAGACTGTGTCATTACATGGAGAGACTTTGAAATATTAACTAACACAGTCTGGAAGACCTTTGGGGGCTTCTTTAAATTAATAACCCActggtttaaattattttgacaaCGTGATAATATTACTAACTTCATAAAGTTCTCCAAAATGCCAGCATCTTTGTTTGGTTCCATGTGCCAATTCAAGCTCACTCAAACAAAAGATCCCTGACCCTGGCACCAGAGCGATGGTGCCAAGCGGCAGTGGAGGCCTCCAGCTCGTTCCCTTTCCACACCACAGCTTCCTTCTGGCTGGCGGGAGCGTGCGCTGTGCTCACCTGCCcgcagctgctctgtgccctTTGATTAACGGACCAAGACAAAATGGAGCTAAAATGTGCCTGTGGCAGTTCCCGAGCCCAGTTACTGGGGCCGAAATCTAAGAGGAATTCGGAATAGCAGTAGCAGTTAGACTGACTCCCTTCTGGCTGACAGCAGCATTACGGGGAGGGTTTATCCCGAGTTTGATCTGTTCCCATTTGAGCCAAGCTTGCAAAACTGGAACTATTTCCTTCATTTAAACCTTATCCTAAATTAAGCCTAGAAGCTGACTGTGACTTACCCAATTGGGAATCCCTCAGATCCCTGTACACCCAGCGTCACCCTTGCATCAGCCTCAAAGATCTGTATTTTAATTGCGTAATTGTGTTTATAAACTGCATTTATAGAGAAATTAACCtccctttctgctttttataaaaaaatcccGAAGGGCCTCAAAatgtttctgcttcttttttccttttgaggtTTTAAAAACATCAGGTGTACTTTTGCTGGACAATTTTCACATCTCTATCTTGAGCTCAAGCATTAGGCAAAGGTGAATCTGAATGGGACTCATTACTTCCAGTATTTTGACAGTTTAGTGGATACAAACAAAGCCACAAGAAATCACTTTAATCCTCAGCCAGTTCTCATGTGCTGGATATCGACCAAACTAATTCTTAGCAAAAGCAGAACTTTCCACATTAACAAAGATCTCAGTTTCCATTTAAGCAATCAGGAGACAATGAAGCCTTTCAGACCTCCTGATACTCTGCCATATCGAAAAGAACATTCATCCCCTCCCATTCCCACTTTTTGCAGACACCACCAGTCTCTTTAAGCCGCTCGTGCTGTTGCTCACGCTGCAAAAACACAGCGCACCAGACAGTATCCGCTAGCGAACAGGCTGGTTCAAACAGAAACCTTACAAAAAACAGTAGCAGGTTTTTGCCTGCATTTTCAGCACTTTAACCTTTCATCATGCCCAAGATTCCCGTTTCCCCAGACTCAGCTCCTTTGGAGCCTCCTTTCAGTTGGGGCGAGTTCAAGCACAGGCTTCACGGGAGCAAAGGGACCTCCCGCCATCCTGTCCCCCAGGTCTGACAGGCACTGACGCCTTTTACCCTTCACCAACACCTGTGTGCAGGGAAGTACCGAGAGTTCCACCGGCTGTACGGGGAGAAGCGGTTCTCGGAAGCTGCCCGCTTGCTTCTGATGCTGATGACGGCTCGCATCGCTCCCCGCTCCTTCTGGATGACGCTGCTGACAGacgcccttcccctgctggagcagaaagaGGTGAGCAGCCGGTGACACGCGACAAAGCCCCCCGcacccttccctttcctcctgaCAAGGTATCTGGAAGTGGTGACCCCCCGTTTGCACCTCCAGGCTAAGACTTGCACTGCCAGTGCAGAAGAACTGTTCACGGCAGTTCTGGAACGGCACAGCCACCCAAATGTCCTGTCTGTGGGCGCACACAGGACCCAGGAGAGGACAATCAACTCTAAACTTGGTTTCCTGGAATACATGTGTGCTGATTATTTAAACGCACGCTGAATCCAGTTCCTTCTGGTACTTGAAGATTTTTCTAGCGTGCGTCCTTCTAAACTCAGTTGTTTGCTTTAAAGATCCATCAAGAACGCAGCAGTTTAGTATTAATAATGACAGACCCATGTGCTCTGAGCTCACAGCTGACCCCGCTTTGCGCAGGAGGTGGCACTAGAGACCTCCCAAAATCACTTCCAGCCTGAATGATCCTCTGATCCCGGGATGTAAAGGGTCAGAGTGGATCAGTGGGAGTGTGAAAGCATTCTCTGCCTCTCAGTTATCTTCTCAGACTCTGTGATGTCCTTAAACTTGATCGTTTTCAATAAATACTTTCATTTCCACAGGTGATATTTTCAGCAGAGCAGACTTACGAGTTGATGCGATGCCTGGAAGACCTGACCGCAGGGAAGTCGGATAAGCAGAAATTCCAGGTAGCTCCTGTTTTGAGGACAGCAGGATAATGAACTGGTGGGGCTGTGTGGAGGGGCAGGGAAAGCAAGCTCTAAATTTATATTCTGGGGTGGTGGGGTCAGAAAAGAGGGAGAGCCCGAGCTACTGAGGCTTTTTGGAGGCCAAATGGGGCATCATCCAGGGATATTCCAGTGTACGCAAACCCAGCAGAAGAGAACTCCTCACTCCTCCTCACTGTCTGTCTGACTGGGACTGGACTGTGATGCTTTTCCAAGACAAATAATTGCAAGTTCCTTGGGCAATGAAAAGCTGAGGAGCTGCCATCGAACAGCTCCAGCTCTGAAGCGTTCGAGGCGCAGAACAGGGAGCCATTTCTCCACATGCAAACCTCCGCAGCtgccaaaagaagaaaaggcttgGCAGTGCAGTCTTGCGTTGAGCTAAAAAGTAGGAAATGTagcttttcctcttctcagGAGGTCCCTGTACAGGTAAATACACAGGTGCGCTCCGTCCTAACGACCTGCATCCTCGCTTCCCAAACCCAGAGAGAGACCCTGCTGCCAGGCGTTGTGTGTGCAGCAGCCTGACCCAAACTCTGCTCGCTTCCAGGAGGATGATGTCGAGACGATGAAAGTGGAGATGCTGAGACTGGCTCTTGCACGAAATCTCGCACGAGTCATCATCAAAGAAGGCACATTGGAAGGATCTTGAAGATGGCAGGATGTGACTTTACTCTTCCTCTGTGGCTCACTGTACATAAACCTGCCTGCTTTTTTTTGAATAAATGTCTTCTTTTGCTTATTGCTTGGGGAATTGTTCTTGTCTTCCATaaatgtaactttaaaaaaatgtaaatataactTTTAAGAAGGAGCTGCATAAAAACGTTAAGGTTGCTTGTTCCAACATGGTCTGGCAGCCCCCTCCCTGGTCATGTAAACCTCATTACCAATGGCAGCAGTACCGTGGCTTTTTCAGTTGCTTTGGCTCTAATACCCAGAACTGAAATTAAGCCCAGCTTTAAACCACTGTGGTTTTAGAAAAGAGCAACTTCTCCATTTCTGCTTAGTTTGGATGGTGTACAGACGATGGGTTGAGTTTGAGGGCCATCCACAGCGCAAAGTAGGGAAAACGATTTATTGAACATGCAGCAGAACAAATGCATTTGAGATGTATATACAGTTATGGCTGTTCGGTATGAAGCAGGAACCTCACCCTACAGACAAGGAACATTCATAGTTTAATTTCCGAAGCTTTTAACAACGTTTTCCACGCAGCAAGACTACAGCACCTCTCCGTTTGGCTGCCGTTAACACTGAGAACAAAGCCGTCCTGCAGAAAGCACGCGTGCTCTTCTGCCTTCCTCAAAGTCACAGCGAGATTCACACGTAGGCATCTAAAGCAGCGAAACCCCTTCCTCAGGACACGCTGCCGTGACCCAACACCGTCCCCACGCCTGCTGCGTCTAAAGGGCCGGCAAGAACACATCTGAGGCAGAAAGAACTCTCTCTGTGTCCCCTATCCTAGTCCATCGAGTTAAAACCACTTTCTTTAAGGATCCAAACAACTTACCCATCCCTCTCACCTGCCTTCTACATCGGGCAGCTGACCCGGCCGGGCTGTTCATGAGCTTCAGGTCAAGTGTTTACAGCAAGTTCCTTGGCCAAGCTTCAGGTCTTCTACAACCGCGGGACCTCAGGCCTTGCAATCCACCCAATTTTTCACCTCTCGTGATTTTTTACTTCGCAACACAGTAAATTCAGCTACAAATAACTCCAAGCTGCATTTGCGGTAATGGGTTTTACAGCCGCCATTAATTCCAGCAGCACGTTCTCTGGAGTTTCCCTACGACAGGCAGGGTCTGCTCTGTACGGATTTTCTCAGTGCTTTAGCAGCTGCTCCCACTCACAGTGTGGTAAGAGCTGCTGCTTGACAGCACTGTTAGAAAAGCTGAGCTTAGTGCCCAAAGTCCCGCTCTGTGCTTTTGTCAAAGGATGTTAAAAACCCCACGTTCATTTAAAATAGCCTGTCTCAAAGCTAGCTGAGGCACTGCTTGAGATGGGgaatggggagggagaaggaaggggcTGCTGGAATCAAGTTTTGGTGATTTAAACGTAAGTTTCTGTGCGACGGCAGCCGGAGGGCTCAGCGCAGAACTGCCCTCCCGCTTGTGGAGACGGACACGCTGAGCCACTGAACAGAGGGCACAAGTAAACAGCACTAAACCCAGCACGTGCGTTGTCACAGCCCAGCGCagcttcttccctttccctgtccGCTTGTTTCTAGTTAGACATCCTACAGCTCTATTATTTACATCTTGGATGTCATCATCTCAATAAAACACGGTATTCAACTATAACAATACTGCCTGTGTGAGGGGACCTGAGGGTCATCACTCCTTATCCCTGGATTCGGTCACTGGACCCGATTGGTGATTGTAAAGACGTCTCTGCGCTCTGGCTGCTGTCCTCCACCAACACTGACcgctccttcccagccctgctcacctCCTCCCCACgcatttcctcttttccccaCACTATCGAATGCAatgaaggcagaaaaataacCAGTGTAACCATTTGCATACAAAACTCAGCCCCAGGTGCCCCAAACGGATAAAACACGGAGACAGCGAGCAGcatcaaataaataaaccaacTAAAGATACAGCAGTGTCGCACAGCACAGAGTGAGGGGCTGCTCACGTTGGCCAttgggaggggaagggctgGAGCTAAGTGCCatctcagtgtaaaaaaaccacaagcGTTCCCTCGTTATTGCTCAACATGCTTAGCGGGTCCGTCTGGCGCTGGGGAGGGACGCTGCAGGGAGGGCTCTGCGCtgagggagctcatggcagcatCATCGCCCCCCCAGCCTGTCGGCATCTCTGGACAGCAGCGCAGGAACAAGGCAACTAAACCCCCTCCTGCTGACAGGTCTCCCCTCAAAATATAATAACTTCAAGTTTAATAGAGTGGAAGATAGAACCAGATTCACCCGAAGGTCAAGATAAAAGCAGCCAGCGCTGCCTGTGACCGGCTGCCACGCAGTTCACGCTTGGCATAAATGTCCCAGGACCCCTTCGACGTGGGGAAAACATTCTGGACTAAAGCTACAAGCGGAGTGGTCAGGACATGTAAACAAAGCTGAACGTCACCGGTGGATAGCACGTGTGTCCCTCCCCACGTCACATTCATTCCAGTCCCGTGGGATCCTCCCCTGGTCCTGTCACAGTCTCTAGCACTGTCCCAAGGTCATAGATGCCCCCACTGCTCTACCGGGGGGAACTGATCCACTTCGCCAAcctctgtgctgggctggtcTCCCAGGGTGAAGGTCAGTCTGTACCGCAGCCTCACCTTCTCCTGCAGGAAAGACAAAACCCAAGGGCAACGTGAGAGCAGCTCCTGAACACACCACTTCACTGtgacagctctgcagagagcacaAGGCTCCTGTTGCACACAACCTTGGACACCTTTCCCTTGCTAAGCTCAGCTATTTAGCAAATCTGAGTTATTTACCTTACAGTTTTTATACCACAAAAGCTTTACTGCTTAGCAGGGAAAAGCAGGGATAACCTGTGACAACCGCTTGTACATACATGGCCAGCACCCACCGCTCAGCTGCTCTCGGGTGAGCCTGAAGAACGCTGCTGGAATAGTTCAACATGTTCAGAATTAAACCCCTCATCATGGGAAGGAAGATAAAGCAGTTCCTGCTCTGCAAAATTCCTCGTAAaagaggcaggagctgggacCCATCCTTCGGTGAGGGATCGCCATGTACCTCGCAAAGTTTTTCAAGAATCCAGCAAAGCCCTCTGACATTCATCCTTCTGGATCTCAAACCTTTCAGCTGACACTTTACGGACCCTTTTGCTGTAATTCTCAAGAAGTGACATGTAGATTTGCCAAATAATTAGAAACTACTTCAGCTTTGAGGTTTACAGAGCAGGCTACTTAAATGAGTAcatacagcaagaaaaaacagctaCTCAGAAAATAAAGAGTTAACCACGTTGTTTCACTGGTCACAGGTACATCCTCAAAGAGTAACAGAACAGACACGATCTGACTGTTGGTTCAGGTGTGTCAGGCTACAGCCTCGACACAGCAATAGTATTTCTACAGCAGCAGCTACTTTGACATCCACCTAATGATCAGCAAAGCCAGGCTCTTCCAGCGCACAAGGGAGTCAGACAAGCGCCTGACACAGCTCTGAGCGCCACCCTTTAAGCTGAGCCTTAGCTGACCGCTGCCCCTTTGCTGAAGGAAACACACAGGTCCTGCTCAAACTGTTCCTTGCTGATAAAAGTCTGTTGGGGAAGAGACCGTGCGCAGCCTCCCTCTGGCCCTGAACTGAAAATGGAGTGCAGCAACCAGCTCTGGAGGGCAAATAAGCAATGAACAGCTGCACCTGCTCAAATGTTTGGTCCACCTGCCCTGGAGAATTCAGTTTACATCAAATCTGCCTGACCAGGACACGATAAATCCCGCTGTCCCTCTCACCTTGGTAGGATTTGCCAGAAGCATGACCTGGGTGATGGCGGCGGGCGGCTGGATGGGACTGAACGGGGACAGCTCTGTGCCAGAGGGTGGTTGTAACTTCACTTTCATGGActgggaatgaaaaagaaagaacctCAGGGATTATCTCCTGCTTTGAGGACAACAAAAGATGCACACACAGACTAGGGAGATAACAGTACACGTCCAGGCTGAAGAGAACCAGCCCACATGTAAGGATGAGGAAACGAGCCAGCCCAGCTTGTGCACCATGACAGGAACAAGTACAAGCACTGCTCAGGTGAACCCCAACAGCACCTTCACACCCAAGTGCCCATGCCAGAGGTTTTCATGTGAGCACCCTCACGATGGCAGGCAGATCATAGCTGAGATTGAGCcagttttcaaaacacaaaCTGGTCATCCAAAATTATCTAGGTGTGCTAAGACCAGAATGGAACGTATTTTTCAGATTTAGGATGTCTTTTAGAAATTCTGATTCCCAAAGGCCTCAAGGGTGGCTCTGTCCACGTGACAATCCTGTCATTGTGCTACCTGAGCCACCTTCACGAACAGACACAGCTGCATTGATCTTAGTAAGAAAAATAGAACATTAACTCCCCGAACACATGGTTTCACGTCGCCGTGGGTCCGCGCCACGCACCCCTACCTTGGGCACAGCAGCCTGCAGCATGATGTTCTTCACGGGAAGCGGCGCCGTGTTCAGCATCGAGACCACCACGACCAGCACGTCCGAGCGCCCCGGCGGGCACTCCCTGGCGAAGTGCAGGAGGATCCGGAAGCCGTTCTTGTCATAGGCTGTCACCGGGAGGGCACTGCCTGCcgcagagaagcagagagggaCGCAGGTTTAGGCTGCAGAAGATGATCTGTAGCAGCATCGGGCAATCCGACTGTTCAGCTGGGACATCTCATCCTTTCTCTCTACTTCATAAGCTTTGTCAAggagctttgcttttaaaaaacattcagaGAAAGGTGGAAAAGCCTGAGATACTTACTGGGTTTAATGGATTCCAAGGGAACATGGACATTGGCCAAAGAAATGTCAGGTGCTTTCATGGGGCTGCCTTGCTGCTGGAACGATGCCGGCTGGATCAGAGGACTCCCGGagccagcactgcagctgctggggaaaggAACAGGAGGGGCTCCGGGGGCAGCGGCcggcagccctgcagctgccagtAACGGGGCAGAGCTGACGGAGGTC is part of the Columba livia isolate bColLiv1 breed racing homer chromosome 18, bColLiv1.pat.W.v2, whole genome shotgun sequence genome and harbors:
- the NUP85 gene encoding nuclear pore complex protein Nup85 isoform X3, whose amino-acid sequence is MEELDVEPPLLVVPGADPSARQLCFAWGPAEALVCETLFGSRGTGEGGPSSSRLFVVRKDQDIYIQTLRKLFNESHGIFIGLQRSEEELAGKSRKAQLVQVSKNYRSVIRACMEDMHQAAISARDPALHSQYSTQVSILSAMELIWNLCEILFVEAAAAGPLLLRLLDWVRLHVCDVDNMVREVLSSENPSKHELFWNVVDVFVLQGRMDEARHLLSKEVSANPTSMNMYKILDDLMKKMPVPSLSNTQTLTEMELKWQHWHEECQRYLQDGTFASNSHMESICKILLGDEDAILEKKELLTTWYHFLVTRLLYSHPTVKPMELRFYAQSSMDLFLGGESSPEPLDTILMAAFEFEMHQVIKECSIALSNWWFVAHLTDLLDHCKLLQSHNLYFGSNMREFLLLEYASGLFSHHSLWQLGVDYFDHCPEYGRVYLELHIERIPLNTEQKALKVLRICEQRQMHEQVRSICKIMAMKALRNNRLGSALSWSIRAKDAAFATLISDRFLKDYCERGSFSDLDLIDNLGPSMLLSDRLTFLGKYREFHRLYGEKRFSEAARLLLMLMTARIAPRSFWMTLLTDALPLLEQKEVIFSAEQTYELMRCLEDLTAGKSDKQKFQEDDVETMKVEMLRLALARNLARVIIKEGTLEGS